In the Topomyia yanbarensis strain Yona2022 chromosome 3, ASM3024719v1, whole genome shotgun sequence genome, one interval contains:
- the LOC131691679 gene encoding uncharacterized protein LOC131691679, producing MLYRTLVLTLILSYLCTFNLSHGWIITRAIDAQKALIAREEALFEQAKTAVKDRTDNAVNSVKEGLLNVAEQIHYYVTFPVRLGDQVMQRSRGMLDNARTIVRHYISTNPIPQSTGTDRGWQEKNNATILQRIQEQLSDAPILRIALNTSSDALSEERSYGVITNNTGAD from the exons ATGTTGTATAGAACACTAGTGTTGACACTAATTCTCAGTTACCTGTGCACTTTCAACTTGTCACACGGATGGATTATCACTCGGGCTATTGATGCTCAAAAAGCTCTGATTGCGCGTGAGGAAGCCCTCTTTGAGCAGGCAAAGACAGCAGTTAAAGACAGAACCGATAACGCTGTAAACTCTGTCAAGGAAGGCTTACTGAATGTGGCCGAACAGATACATTACTATGTAACGTTTCCAGTTCGCTTAGGCGATCAAGTTATGCAGCGATCCAGAGGTATGCTGGACAACGCTCGAACCATTGTTCGGCATTATATATCCACTAATCCAATACCGCAATCTACGGGAACTGATCGAGGATggcaagaaaaaaataatgcaaCGATTCTGCAGAGGATACAGGAACAGCTTTCTGACGCGCCTATTTTGAGGATAGCACTCAACACATCATCAGATGCGCTTTCCGAAGAGCGTTCCTATGG AGTTATTACCAATAATACTGGTGCAGATTGA